In a single window of the Litorilinea aerophila genome:
- a CDS encoding amidohydrolase family protein produces the protein MIVDVHTHTPQYRDPVPPEQVVMQHAWRPDRAVKATVCWEEYLAAQAPAEKSIVFQIAWHPGEWEDRLSGQPAGDKSWYQRPDGRGNLNDATATFVRAHPDRLIGFMALHPHDAHCLDELERCRTELGLRGIKLGANYQNFDPLEPRALAIYERAQRYGLPILFHQGTSPVRNAPIRFAHPLLMDEIAARYPDLKIIMAHMGHPWQVDTCVVIRKHPNVYADISATFYRPFSFWEQLIKATEWNVLDKLLLGSDFPVATVQETIDGLRRVNQVVEGTRLPRVPEEAIEAIIHRDALALLGLG, from the coding sequence ATGATCGTGGATGTCCACACCCACACCCCTCAGTATCGGGACCCGGTGCCGCCGGAACAGGTGGTGATGCAGCATGCCTGGCGACCGGACCGCGCGGTAAAGGCAACGGTCTGTTGGGAGGAGTATCTGGCGGCCCAGGCACCGGCGGAGAAGTCCATCGTCTTCCAGATCGCCTGGCATCCGGGCGAGTGGGAGGACCGGCTGAGCGGCCAGCCCGCCGGCGACAAAAGCTGGTACCAGCGGCCTGACGGCCGTGGCAACCTTAACGATGCCACGGCCACCTTTGTGCGCGCCCACCCGGACCGGCTCATCGGCTTCATGGCTCTACACCCCCACGACGCCCACTGCCTGGACGAGCTGGAACGCTGCCGGACGGAGCTGGGCCTGCGGGGCATCAAGCTGGGGGCCAACTACCAGAACTTCGATCCCCTGGAGCCCCGCGCCCTGGCCATTTACGAGCGGGCCCAGCGCTACGGACTGCCCATCCTCTTCCACCAGGGCACCTCGCCGGTGCGCAATGCGCCCATTCGCTTTGCCCACCCCTTGCTCATGGACGAAATCGCTGCCCGCTACCCGGATTTGAAGATCATCATGGCCCACATGGGCCACCCCTGGCAGGTGGATACCTGCGTGGTCATCCGCAAGCACCCCAACGTGTACGCGGATATCTCCGCCACCTTCTATCGCCCCTTCTCCTTCTGGGAGCAGCTCATCAAGGCCACCGAGTGGAACGTGCTGGACAAGCTGCTCCTGGGCTCGGACTTTCCCGTGGCCACGGTGCAGGAGACCATCGACGGCCTGCGCCGGGTCAACCAGGTGGTGGAGGGCACCCGTCTGCCGCGAGTGCCCGAGGAGGCCATCGAGGCCATCATCCACCGGGACGCGCTGGCGCTCCTGGGCCTGGGGTAA
- a CDS encoding mandelate racemase/muconate lactonizing enzyme family protein, translating into MKITAIETIPVQVPIHPGRAIRSGRGYHTVSPFLLVKIHTDEGITGLGEVSCTPAWSGEDQFTAARMIDQYLAPLLMDQDPTHVERLMAQVARAIANNPFTKSALEMALWDILGKVAGLPVYRLLGGPVREFVPTKFSVSGLEPARAAEIAAWAVAQGFRTMKVKVGIDPDEDVARVRAVREAVGPDVRLGVDANGGWSPRVAIQTIARLYEFDIYFVEQPVPDLDVAWLADVRRQVRMPVMADESVYSLQDAMAIVRADAADVLSVYVGKGGGLRAARKIAAVAEGAGITCTIGSNLELGVANAAMIHLGMATPGIGAEEFPCDILSPFYYEEDVLAEPLPIQAGRAYPPEKPGLGVELDEEKVAYFRVK; encoded by the coding sequence ATGAAAATCACCGCCATCGAAACCATTCCCGTTCAGGTGCCCATCCACCCCGGGCGGGCCATCCGCAGCGGCCGGGGCTACCACACCGTTTCCCCCTTCCTCCTGGTCAAGATTCACACAGACGAGGGCATCACCGGCCTGGGGGAAGTCTCCTGCACCCCCGCCTGGAGCGGCGAGGACCAGTTCACCGCGGCCCGGATGATCGACCAATACCTGGCGCCTCTGCTGATGGACCAGGATCCCACCCACGTGGAGCGCCTCATGGCCCAGGTGGCCCGGGCCATTGCCAACAACCCGTTCACCAAATCAGCCCTGGAGATGGCCCTGTGGGACATCCTGGGCAAGGTGGCCGGCCTGCCCGTCTACCGCCTGCTGGGCGGCCCCGTGCGGGAGTTCGTGCCTACCAAGTTTTCCGTCTCGGGGCTGGAGCCGGCACGCGCGGCGGAGATCGCGGCCTGGGCTGTGGCGCAGGGCTTTCGGACCATGAAGGTGAAAGTGGGGATCGACCCGGATGAGGACGTGGCCCGGGTGCGGGCCGTGCGGGAGGCAGTGGGGCCGGACGTGCGCCTGGGGGTGGATGCCAACGGCGGCTGGTCTCCCCGGGTCGCCATCCAGACCATCGCCCGGCTCTACGAGTTCGACATCTACTTTGTGGAACAGCCGGTGCCCGACCTGGACGTGGCCTGGCTGGCCGATGTGCGGCGGCAGGTCCGGATGCCGGTCATGGCGGATGAGAGCGTCTACAGCCTGCAGGATGCCATGGCCATTGTCCGGGCCGACGCGGCCGACGTGCTCTCGGTCTACGTGGGCAAGGGGGGTGGCCTCCGCGCGGCCCGCAAGATCGCGGCCGTGGCCGAGGGCGCGGGCATCACCTGCACCATCGGCAGCAACCTGGAGCTGGGCGTGGCCAACGCGGCCATGATCCACCTGGGCATGGCCACCCCAGGCATCGGCGCGGAGGAGTTCCCCTGCGACATCCTGAGCCCGTTCTACTACGAGGAGGACGTGCTGGCCGAGCCCCTGCCCATCCAGGCCGGCCGGGCCTACCCGCCGGAAAAGCCGGGCCTGGGCGTGGAGCTGGACGAGGAAAAAGTAGCGTACTTTCGGGTCAAATGA